One window of Pseudomonas urmiensis genomic DNA carries:
- a CDS encoding heme-binding protein, whose translation MHSKSVLGQAEVARLLAAARQDAQIHQWQVTIAVVDDGGHPLALERMDGCAPASAYIAMEKARSAALGRRETRDYEQMVNGGRTAFVTAPMLTSLEGGVPLRVDGQVVGAIGVSGVKPEQDAQVAKAGAAAL comes from the coding sequence ATGCACAGCAAGTCGGTATTGGGCCAGGCGGAGGTCGCCCGGCTGCTCGCCGCGGCCCGCCAGGATGCGCAGATTCATCAGTGGCAGGTGACCATCGCGGTGGTCGATGATGGCGGCCATCCACTGGCCCTGGAGCGTATGGATGGCTGCGCCCCGGCCAGCGCCTACATCGCCATGGAAAAAGCCCGCAGCGCGGCGCTTGGCCGACGCGAAACACGCGATTACGAGCAGATGGTCAATGGCGGGCGCACGGCGTTCGTTACCGCGCCTATGTTGACCAGCCTGGAAGGCGGCGTGCCGCTGCGGGTCGATGGCCAGGTGGTGGGCGCAATTGGCGTTTCCGGGGTCAAGCCCGAGCAGGATGCCCAAGTGGCCAAAGCCGGTGCGGCGGCGTTGTGA
- a CDS encoding flavin reductase family protein, whose amino-acid sequence MNSHFQPVDLNKAYRLLNHGPTVLVSAGHAGVENVMAAAWACALDFAPPKVTVVLDKSTRTRQLVEGSGWFVLQLPTAAQARLTHQVGTRSQLDDPAKLARIGVQLTRIEGYPAPLVNDCSAWLMCRVIDEPHNQNTYDLFIAEVVAAWADDRVFKDGHWRYEHADASLRSLHYVAGGHFYTIGEPLVIDERD is encoded by the coding sequence ATGAACAGCCATTTTCAGCCTGTCGACCTGAACAAAGCCTATCGCTTGCTCAATCATGGTCCGACCGTACTGGTGTCGGCAGGGCACGCAGGGGTTGAGAATGTCATGGCCGCCGCCTGGGCCTGCGCGCTGGACTTCGCCCCGCCCAAGGTCACCGTGGTGCTCGATAAAAGCACCCGCACTCGGCAATTGGTGGAGGGCAGTGGCTGGTTCGTGCTGCAGCTACCCACCGCCGCGCAAGCGCGCCTGACCCATCAGGTTGGCACCCGCAGCCAGCTCGACGACCCCGCCAAGCTGGCGCGTATTGGTGTGCAATTGACGCGTATCGAGGGCTATCCAGCGCCTTTGGTCAATGATTGTTCAGCCTGGCTGATGTGCCGGGTGATCGACGAGCCGCACAACCAGAACACCTATGACTTGTTCATCGCAGAGGTGGTCGCGGCCTGGGCAGACGATCGCGTGTTCAAGGATGGCCACTGGCGTTACGAGCATGCCGACGCCAGCCTGCGCAGCTTGCACTACGTTGCAGGCGGGCATTTCTACACCATCGGCGAGCCGCTGGTGATCGACGAGCGGGATTGA
- the dkgB gene encoding 2,5-didehydrogluconate reductase DkgB gives MTVPALGLGTFRLKDQVVIDSVRTALEIGYRAIDTAQIYGNEAEVGQAIADSGVPRSELFLTSKIWTENLGADKLIPSLKESLSKLRTDYLDLTLIHWPSPQGAVPVAEFMGALVEAQKQGLTRHIGVSNFTIDLLQQAIDAVGEGVIITNQIELHPYLQNRKLVGFMQQHGIGVTSYMTLGYGKVLHDPVIQAIAQQHGATAAQVALAWAMQLGYAVIPSSTKRENLAGNFKAGALRLSDADMAQIAALERAERLVSPESLAPAWD, from the coding sequence ATGACTGTCCCTGCCCTCGGCCTCGGCACCTTCCGGCTCAAAGACCAGGTGGTCATCGATTCGGTGCGCACTGCTCTGGAGATTGGCTACCGGGCCATCGATACCGCGCAGATCTACGGCAACGAAGCCGAGGTCGGCCAAGCCATCGCCGACAGCGGCGTGCCGCGCAGCGAGCTGTTCCTGACCAGTAAGATCTGGACCGAAAATCTGGGCGCCGACAAGCTGATCCCCAGCCTCAAGGAAAGCCTGAGCAAACTGCGCACCGACTATCTGGACCTGACCCTGATTCACTGGCCATCGCCCCAAGGCGCAGTGCCGGTCGCCGAATTCATGGGCGCCCTGGTAGAAGCGCAGAAACAAGGCCTGACCCGGCATATCGGCGTGTCCAATTTCACCATCGACTTGTTGCAGCAAGCCATCGACGCAGTCGGCGAAGGCGTGATCATTACCAACCAGATCGAGCTGCACCCCTATTTGCAGAATCGCAAGCTGGTGGGCTTCATGCAGCAGCACGGCATTGGCGTGACCTCGTACATGACCCTGGGCTACGGCAAGGTGCTGCACGATCCTGTGATCCAGGCGATCGCCCAGCAGCACGGCGCCACTGCCGCGCAAGTAGCCCTGGCCTGGGCCATGCAGTTGGGTTACGCGGTCATCCCCTCCTCCACCAAGCGGGAAAACCTGGCCGGCAATTTCAAAGCTGGCGCATTGCGCTTGAGCGATGCAGACATGGCGCAAATCGCCGCACTGGAGCGGGCTGAACGCCTGGTCAGCCCAGAGAGCCTGGCGCCTGCCTGGGACTGA
- a CDS encoding PLP-dependent aminotransferase family protein: MELHIRLQGRKALADQLYQQLRAGIDSGHLAAGTQLPPSRLLAEQLGVSRKTVAEAYSRLTYENLLSAVVGRGTFISPRQASQPGQAQTIALAAAESLTRWQQRATVLARSALDRPSRYDFIGGASIKSQFPFDQWRSCLQYALRRSQRHPERQFSAQGLPELREAIAHHIAFARGVHCSAADILVCNGAQQALDLIARVLIEPGCPVAMEDPGYPPARQLFLALGARLQSVPVDDEGLCVEQIADGTRLIYVTPSHQFPLGMPMSERRRAALLARAAELGALIIEDDYDCEFRYHGQASDALQRLDRHGLVAYVGTFSKTLLPELRLGYAVLPPAVLQAACVAKHLSDWHSPTLQQWALARFISEGHLSKHIRRCHEIYSARRARILARLDSDLAPWLTAVPANAGFHLSALASPGVDVELLTSLARKVEVGLYSLAPFFSEAPVRPGLALGFGAIELLDIDPALDRVRDTLQQLS, translated from the coding sequence ATGGAACTGCACATCCGCCTGCAAGGCCGCAAAGCGCTGGCCGACCAGCTCTACCAGCAACTGCGCGCCGGCATCGACAGCGGCCATCTGGCCGCCGGCACCCAGTTACCGCCAAGCCGGTTGCTGGCCGAGCAGTTGGGCGTTTCACGCAAGACCGTGGCCGAAGCCTACTCACGCCTGACCTACGAGAATCTGCTCAGCGCGGTGGTCGGCCGGGGCACCTTCATCAGCCCGCGCCAAGCCAGCCAACCAGGCCAAGCGCAGACGATTGCCCTGGCCGCGGCCGAATCGCTGACGCGCTGGCAGCAGCGCGCCACGGTGCTGGCCAGAAGTGCCCTGGACAGGCCCTCACGCTATGACTTCATCGGCGGCGCCTCGATCAAGTCGCAGTTCCCCTTCGACCAGTGGCGCAGTTGCCTGCAATACGCCCTGCGTCGCAGCCAACGCCACCCGGAACGCCAGTTTTCCGCCCAGGGCTTGCCCGAGCTGCGCGAAGCCATCGCCCATCACATCGCCTTCGCCCGGGGCGTGCACTGCAGCGCGGCGGACATCCTGGTGTGCAATGGCGCGCAACAGGCCCTGGACCTGATCGCCCGGGTATTGATCGAGCCCGGATGTCCAGTGGCGATGGAAGATCCCGGCTACCCGCCCGCACGCCAGCTGTTCCTGGCCTTGGGGGCGCGCCTGCAATCGGTGCCGGTGGACGATGAGGGCCTGTGCGTCGAGCAGATCGCCGACGGCACCCGGCTGATCTATGTGACACCCTCGCATCAGTTCCCGCTCGGCATGCCGATGAGCGAACGACGCCGGGCGGCACTGCTGGCGCGCGCCGCCGAGCTGGGCGCGCTGATCATCGAGGATGACTACGATTGCGAGTTCCGCTACCACGGCCAAGCCAGCGATGCGCTACAGCGGCTCGATCGGCATGGTTTAGTGGCCTATGTCGGCACCTTCTCCAAGACCCTGCTGCCAGAACTGCGCCTGGGCTACGCCGTGCTGCCGCCTGCGGTATTGCAAGCGGCCTGCGTGGCCAAGCACCTGAGCGACTGGCACAGCCCTACCCTGCAGCAGTGGGCGCTGGCGCGGTTTATCAGCGAGGGCCACCTGAGCAAGCATATCCGCCGCTGCCATGAGATCTACAGCGCCCGCCGGGCTAGGATCCTGGCGCGCCTGGACAGCGACCTGGCGCCCTGGCTGACGGCGGTACCGGCCAACGCCGGCTTTCACTTGAGCGCGTTGGCCAGCCCCGGGGTTGACGTCGAGCTGTTGACCAGCCTGGCCCGCAAGGTCGAGGTCGGTCTGTACTCTCTGGCGCCGTTCTTCAGCGAAGCGCCGGTGAGGCCGGGGCTGGCGCTGGGCTTTGGGGCCATCGAGCTGCTGGATATCGACCCGGCCCTGGACCGGGTGCGTGATACCCTGCAACAACTCAGCTAA
- a CDS encoding CynX/NimT family MFS transporter, with protein MRGALNLLLVVLLALNLRPILTSIGPLLEPMRASTGLGYQQAALLTALPVLCMGLMPLLHPWLRRWLSEHGGMLMGLAAIAVACLWRLQLDTVWALIASAVVAGLGVAVVQGMMPGLVNRWFPGRLAATMGLYSAALMSGGGMAAVLGPHISGYFGHWQAGLGIWAVPALLGLLAWAVLRPRQDTPTLANGGGGHWFGNRRAWLLAVYFGLINGGYTSMVAWLPAYHLEHGGTAQGGGDLVGLMTIFQVAGALGLPLLLRRFADRRLGLWLALLIQLCGFLGLLLAPTAAMGLWVALIGLGLGSCFSLSLTLTLEHLKTPAEAGSLASFVQGIGFIITGIVPYITGWLRDVSGDFQASWMLLTCTVLAMLLVTARFAPQGYAGAIARPERAAQALS; from the coding sequence ATGAGAGGCGCTTTGAATCTGCTGTTGGTGGTCCTGTTGGCGCTCAACCTGCGGCCAATTCTCACCAGCATTGGCCCGCTGCTCGAACCGATGCGCGCTAGCACCGGCCTTGGCTATCAACAAGCGGCGCTGCTGACGGCCCTGCCGGTGCTGTGCATGGGCCTGATGCCCTTGCTTCACCCTTGGCTACGCCGCTGGCTGAGTGAGCATGGCGGCATGCTGATGGGCTTGGCGGCGATTGCCGTGGCCTGTCTTTGGCGCTTGCAGCTGGACACGGTCTGGGCGCTGATTGCCAGTGCGGTGGTCGCAGGCCTGGGGGTGGCAGTGGTGCAGGGCATGATGCCGGGGTTGGTCAACCGTTGGTTCCCCGGCCGTCTGGCGGCAACCATGGGGCTGTACTCGGCGGCCTTGATGAGTGGTGGTGGCATGGCTGCCGTACTCGGCCCGCACATCAGTGGCTATTTCGGCCATTGGCAGGCGGGCCTGGGTATCTGGGCAGTGCCGGCCTTGCTGGGGTTGCTTGCCTGGGCAGTGCTGCGCCCGCGCCAGGACACGCCCACGCTCGCCAACGGCGGCGGTGGGCATTGGTTCGGCAACCGTCGTGCGTGGCTGCTGGCGGTGTACTTCGGCTTGATCAACGGCGGCTACACCAGCATGGTCGCCTGGCTGCCGGCTTATCACCTGGAGCACGGTGGCACTGCCCAAGGTGGCGGCGATCTGGTGGGCCTGATGACCATCTTCCAGGTTGCAGGCGCACTGGGCTTGCCGCTGTTGCTGCGGCGTTTTGCCGATCGCCGTCTGGGGCTTTGGCTGGCGTTGTTGATCCAGCTGTGCGGTTTCCTTGGCCTGCTATTGGCGCCGACGGCGGCGATGGGGCTGTGGGTGGCGCTGATCGGTCTGGGCCTGGGGTCGTGCTTCAGCCTAAGCCTGACCTTGACCCTGGAACACCTGAAAACCCCGGCCGAGGCTGGTAGCCTGGCCTCGTTCGTACAGGGCATCGGCTTTATCATCACGGGCATCGTGCCCTACATCACCGGCTGGCTGCGCGATGTCAGCGGCGACTTCCAGGCGTCGTGGATGCTCCTGACCTGCACGGTACTGGCCATGCTACTGGTGACCGCGCGGTTCGCCCCGCAGGGTTACGCCGGCGCTATCGCCCGACCCGAGCGGGCAGCCCAAGCGCTTAGCTGA
- a CDS encoding nucleoside deaminase has translation MSNQQFMREALDLARANIQAGGRPFGAVLVYQGQVLARAVNEIHRSQDPTAHAEMQAIRQAAQALGLPRLDGAEIYATGHPCPMCLAAMHLCGIERAWFAYDNEEGEPYGLSTAAVYAQMAKPPQQQSLPLRPLKPAGEADLYRQWQQVQQA, from the coding sequence ATGTCCAACCAACAGTTCATGCGCGAGGCCCTTGATCTGGCCCGCGCCAATATTCAGGCCGGTGGCCGTCCGTTTGGCGCCGTCCTGGTCTATCAAGGTCAGGTGCTCGCCCGCGCAGTCAACGAGATTCATCGCAGCCAGGACCCGACCGCCCACGCCGAAATGCAAGCCATCCGCCAGGCTGCGCAGGCCTTGGGCCTGCCACGCCTGGACGGGGCCGAGATCTACGCCACCGGCCACCCTTGCCCGATGTGCCTGGCCGCCATGCACCTATGCGGTATCGAGCGGGCCTGGTTTGCCTATGACAACGAGGAAGGCGAGCCCTATGGCCTGTCTACTGCCGCCGTCTATGCGCAGATGGCCAAGCCACCGCAGCAGCAAAGCCTGCCGTTGCGCCCGCTCAAGCCGGCAGGCGAAGCTGATCTGTACCGCCAATGGCAGCAGGTTCAGCAGGCATGA
- a CDS encoding carboxymuconolactone decarboxylase family protein, with product MHNRIEWAKHAPDAYKAMVGLEQALAKSGLENSLLELVRLRASQINGCAYCVNLHANDARKAGETEARLQTLTVWQETNYFSPRERAALAWVESLTRLPERGAPQSEYQALQEHFEPAEVANLTLAIAAINAWNRFGVGFAMVPA from the coding sequence ATGCACAACCGAATCGAATGGGCCAAGCACGCACCCGATGCCTACAAAGCCATGGTCGGCCTGGAGCAGGCCCTGGCGAAAAGCGGGCTGGAGAATTCGCTACTGGAACTGGTGCGCCTGCGCGCCTCGCAGATCAATGGCTGCGCCTATTGCGTCAACCTGCACGCCAACGACGCGCGCAAGGCTGGCGAAACCGAAGCACGTTTGCAGACGCTGACGGTCTGGCAAGAAACCAACTACTTCAGCCCCCGTGAACGTGCCGCCTTGGCGTGGGTTGAAAGCCTCACCCGCCTGCCTGAGCGGGGCGCACCGCAGTCTGAGTACCAAGCGCTGCAAGAGCACTTCGAGCCTGCCGAAGTCGCCAACCTGACCTTGGCCATCGCCGCCATCAATGCCTGGAACCGTTTTGGGGTTGGCTTTGCGATGGTGCCGGCCTGA